The Candidatus Margulisiibacteriota bacterium genome contains a region encoding:
- a CDS encoding S-layer homology domain-containing protein — translation MLLLGLAGAELKSAYGLEPLLTGADTYGRGGAYLAADENNSYVFQNYAFLNKRVTPRVSLTAFKLISEIDYLSASYSQDNFSLGFLTIQEAGGFVRDSQNNLLGGRIGYNDTTLYGAYAFQFENFNLGARAKYYSKYFSEVDTSAWGLALDLAGYYEYNRYWAFGAALDNVIGTTLQWTDDLREQFPLALGVGGRFRAFGPDGFWQEWDWLRNQTDFYADLRLEERNSLFKTGVEIWPHEMIALRAGLAQYNSVQDDEDTRAWKFTAGAGVNWNGIYFDYAFNPGDDIAETITHFFTLSYRFAAEKPATPELEVIPEPVVSRAAPLRYKVFTDIDGYSAAEQYVMEDLGYLGLMIGYPGALFRPEQLLTRKELMLILARLAEREDIAPDRAFLNFKDITENISLETADAVLKTSERGYIRGYTDGSVRPEIPVRRSEAAAAIARYYGIDGGVLSGADLYSDVAVKHWAYKDINQTKQHALTLGVGRDLFQPEQPMKRLDVARILSRLSFVQTLREDLPDIVGLPRTGNVTEEHGAEAAPVAPAVDDITPSEEAQIESWYYEEQEGQLEERAEEYETGSSAAPETTEITDGTSSWEDNYLTQPAVPPDNNDAEIIEDEDGWTIDYEY, via the coding sequence TTGCTGTTGCTCGGCCTGGCTGGCGCTGAATTGAAAAGCGCTTACGGTCTCGAGCCGCTGTTGACCGGCGCGGATACTTATGGCCGCGGCGGCGCTTATCTGGCGGCGGACGAGAATAATAGCTATGTTTTTCAAAATTATGCTTTTTTAAATAAACGCGTGACGCCGCGGGTTTCCCTGACCGCCTTTAAGCTGATCAGTGAGATCGATTATCTCTCCGCTTCCTACAGTCAGGACAATTTTAGTTTAGGCTTTTTGACTATCCAGGAGGCCGGCGGTTTTGTCCGTGACAGCCAAAACAATTTGCTGGGCGGCCGTATCGGTTACAACGACACGACCCTGTACGGCGCTTACGCTTTTCAATTTGAAAATTTCAATTTGGGCGCGCGGGCTAAGTATTACAGCAAGTATTTTTCAGAGGTGGATACTTCGGCCTGGGGGCTGGCGCTGGATCTGGCCGGTTACTATGAATATAACCGCTACTGGGCTTTTGGCGCGGCGCTGGACAACGTGATCGGCACGACTTTGCAGTGGACTGACGATTTACGGGAACAGTTTCCGCTGGCGCTGGGTGTCGGCGGCCGCTTTAGAGCGTTTGGGCCGGATGGTTTTTGGCAGGAATGGGATTGGCTGCGCAATCAGACGGATTTTTACGCCGATCTGCGCCTGGAAGAGCGCAATTCTTTGTTCAAGACTGGCGTGGAAATTTGGCCGCATGAAATGATCGCTTTGCGCGCTGGTCTGGCGCAATACAATAGCGTGCAGGACGATGAGGATACTCGCGCCTGGAAATTCACGGCTGGCGCTGGCGTCAATTGGAACGGTATTTATTTTGACTACGCTTTCAATCCGGGTGATGATATCGCCGAGACTATCACGCATTTTTTTACTCTTTCTTACCGTTTCGCGGCGGAAAAACCGGCCACTCCAGAGCTCGAGGTTATACCCGAGCCGGTGGTGAGCAGGGCGGCGCCTTTGCGTTACAAAGTGTTCACGGACATTGATGGCTATTCGGCGGCGGAACAGTATGTTATGGAAGATCTGGGTTATCTGGGCTTGATGATCGGCTATCCGGGCGCGCTTTTCCGCCCCGAGCAGCTGTTGACCCGTAAAGAATTGATGCTGATCCTGGCGCGTTTGGCCGAGAGAGAGGACATTGCGCCTGACCGCGCGTTCTTGAATTTCAAAGATATTACAGAAAATATTTCGCTGGAGACCGCCGATGCCGTGCTCAAAACTTCCGAACGCGGCTACATCCGCGGTTACACCGACGGTTCGGTGCGCCCGGAAATACCGGTACGGCGTTCCGAGGCCGCCGCGGCGATAGCCCGTTATTACGGCATTGACGGCGGCGTTCTGTCCGGCGCGGATCTATACTCTGACGTGGCGGTTAAACACTGGGCTTACAAAGACATCAACCAAACCAAACAGCACGCTTTGACTCTCGGTGTCGGCAGAGACCTTTTTCAACCGGAACAGCCCATGAAGCGTCTCGATGTGGCGCGCATCCTGTCGCGCCTGTCTTTTGTGCAGACTTTGCGCGAGGATTTGCCGGATATTGTCGGCCTGCCGCGTACTGGCAATGTTACCGAAGAGCACGGAGCAGAAGCTGCGCCAGTCGCGCCGGCGGTGGATGACATAACACCGTCTGAAGAAGCGCAGATAGAATCCTGGTATTACGAAGAGCAAGAAGGACAATTAGAGGAACGCGCAGAAGAATACGAAACAGGCTCTTCAGCCGCTCCGGAAACAACAGAAATAACTGACGGGACAAGCTCCTGGGAAGATAATTATTTAACGCAGCCAGCCGTGCCGCCGGATAATAATGACGCGGAGATCATCGAGGACGAAGACGGCTGGACTATTGATTACGAGTACTGA
- a CDS encoding DUF6088 family protein — translation MKKSVQNRIFDRIRHKRKNWVFSPKDFTKDFSRWEIDHSLHFLEKEGKIKRIIRGLYYYPDYSEILQEMVAPDIHLAARALARKYEWKIYPDGDAVLNYLGLSTQFVAQTIYLSDGPSKTYTIDGAKLKFKHKTLIEAKFKRESSLLVVQAIKAVGERQITDEFLKALSTKYKTKEWQKIKNDTGKVAGWVYRHITYIADKLSGGK, via the coding sequence ATGAAGAAAAGCGTACAAAACCGCATATTTGATAGGATCAGACATAAAAGAAAGAATTGGGTATTTTCTCCAAAAGATTTCACCAAAGACTTCAGCCGCTGGGAAATTGACCACTCACTGCACTTTTTGGAAAAAGAAGGCAAAATCAAACGAATAATCCGGGGGCTTTATTATTATCCAGATTACAGCGAAATCTTACAAGAAATGGTTGCGCCGGACATCCACTTAGCGGCACGGGCATTGGCTCGTAAATACGAATGGAAGATTTATCCAGATGGCGATGCCGTTTTAAACTATCTTGGGCTTTCCACGCAGTTTGTTGCGCAAACAATCTATTTGTCTGACGGCCCGAGCAAAACCTATACGATCGACGGCGCCAAATTGAAGTTTAAGCATAAAACACTGATCGAGGCAAAGTTTAAACGTGAAAGCAGCCTGCTTGTTGTTCAGGCGATAAAAGCCGTTGGCGAAAGGCAGATAACGGATGAATTCTTGAAGGCTTTGTCTACCAAATATAAAACCAAGGAGTGGCAGAAAATAAAGAACGACACCGGCAAAGTCGCGGGCTGGGTTTACAGGCATATAACTTATATTGCCGATAAATTAAGCGGAGGCAAATAA
- the secA gene encoding preprotein translocase subunit SecA, whose translation MLKILEAIRGYFNARKLAPYWEKVRTINALEPQISALTDAELCAKTAYFRQQLQAGRTLDDILAEAFAVAREASKRALNMRHFDVQLLGGIILHEGRIAEMKTGEGKTLVATLPVYLNALLGQGVQVVTVNDYLAQRDAEWMGRLYQFLGLSVGVIVANLDFEQRRAAYNADITYGTNNEFAFDYLRDNMATDKEQLVQREAKYYAIVDEVDSILIDEARTPLIISGQVDDNTDKYRRVLQAAKMLAPGKHQTKEKAEEEKQPDEYRDFTMEEKSKHIALTENGIQKAEKFLGLDSLFDIQEMDSAHMLIQCLKAVHLFKKDVDYIVKDGEVVIVDEFTGRLMTGRRYSDGLHQAIEAKENVRIQNESQTLASITFQNFFRLYQKLAGMTGTAKTEEVEFARIYNLAVVEIPTNQPVARRDFADVIYKSKYEKYKAIAQDIKERHVLGQPILVGTISIEVSEHLSGLLQRENIPHNVLNAKQHAREAEIIKGAGQRGAVTIATNMAGRGTDIVLGEGVTALGGLHVLGTERHESRRIDNQLRGRCGRQGDPGSSRFYISLEDDLMRIFGGQRIITMMERLGLPADTPIEHGMITASIERAQKKVEQYHFSIRKQVLQYDDVVNRQRETIYALRHKLLIDQDVTEKIQEFLVKTNCLDKYKEKEAQVPPEILRNIERLVLLREIDRKWIDHLHNLDVLREGIGLRAYGQLDPLTEYKIEGFRLFQTMLDQIAGDTVETLLRVQVVHELPQNVEEHYRNMHYSGGELPSGLQSPMQGQSRPDGNAPKAEPVHAAEKIGRNDPCPCGSGKKYKNCCGAND comes from the coding sequence ATATTGAAAATTCTAGAAGCGATCAGAGGTTATTTTAACGCCAGAAAATTAGCTCCTTATTGGGAAAAAGTCCGGACGATAAACGCGCTGGAGCCGCAGATCAGCGCCCTGACCGACGCGGAGCTGTGCGCCAAGACCGCTTATTTTCGGCAGCAATTGCAGGCCGGCCGGACGCTCGATGATATTCTGGCCGAAGCTTTTGCCGTGGCGCGTGAAGCGAGCAAACGCGCGCTCAATATGCGGCACTTTGACGTGCAGCTGCTGGGCGGCATAATTCTGCATGAGGGACGCATTGCCGAAATGAAGACCGGTGAGGGTAAAACGCTGGTGGCCACGCTGCCGGTCTATCTCAATGCGCTGCTGGGGCAGGGCGTGCAGGTCGTCACGGTCAATGATTATCTGGCGCAGCGCGACGCGGAGTGGATGGGGCGGCTTTACCAATTTTTGGGTTTGTCTGTCGGCGTGATCGTCGCCAACCTTGATTTTGAACAGCGCCGCGCCGCTTATAACGCGGACATTACTTACGGCACGAACAATGAATTTGCTTTTGATTATCTGCGCGACAATATGGCCACCGATAAGGAACAGCTCGTGCAGCGCGAGGCCAAATATTACGCGATCGTTGACGAGGTGGACAGTATCTTGATCGATGAGGCCAGAACGCCGTTGATTATTTCCGGTCAGGTTGATGACAATACCGACAAATATCGCCGCGTCCTGCAGGCCGCCAAAATGCTGGCGCCGGGCAAGCATCAGACCAAAGAAAAAGCCGAGGAAGAAAAACAGCCGGACGAATACCGCGATTTTACTATGGAAGAAAAATCCAAGCACATCGCTTTGACCGAAAACGGTATTCAAAAAGCGGAGAAATTCCTGGGGCTGGACTCGCTTTTTGACATTCAGGAAATGGACTCCGCTCACATGCTGATCCAGTGTTTGAAAGCCGTGCATCTTTTCAAAAAAGATGTGGACTACATCGTCAAGGACGGCGAAGTTGTCATCGTGGATGAATTCACCGGCCGCTTGATGACCGGCCGCCGTTACAGCGACGGACTGCATCAGGCTATTGAGGCCAAAGAAAATGTGCGTATTCAAAACGAATCGCAGACTCTGGCCTCGATCACTTTTCAAAATTTTTTCCGCTTGTATCAGAAACTGGCAGGCATGACCGGCACCGCCAAGACCGAAGAAGTGGAATTTGCCAGGATTTACAATCTGGCCGTCGTGGAGATCCCGACCAATCAGCCGGTGGCGCGCCGGGATTTTGCCGATGTGATCTATAAATCCAAATATGAAAAATATAAAGCGATCGCGCAGGATATCAAAGAGCGGCATGTCTTAGGCCAGCCGATCCTGGTGGGCACTATTTCTATCGAAGTGTCCGAACATTTGTCCGGCCTGCTGCAGCGTGAAAATATCCCGCACAATGTGCTCAATGCCAAACAGCACGCGCGGGAGGCCGAGATCATCAAAGGCGCCGGGCAGCGCGGCGCGGTGACTATCGCCACCAATATGGCCGGACGCGGCACGGATATTGTGCTGGGTGAGGGCGTCACCGCTCTGGGCGGCCTGCATGTGCTGGGCACCGAGCGCCATGAATCGCGCCGCATTGATAATCAGCTGCGCGGACGCTGCGGACGGCAGGGCGATCCAGGTTCCAGCCGTTTTTATATTTCGCTGGAAGACGATCTGATGCGGATCTTTGGCGGACAGAGAATTATTACCATGATGGAGCGGCTGGGTTTGCCGGCGGACACGCCGATCGAGCACGGCATGATCACCGCGTCCATCGAGCGCGCCCAGAAAAAAGTCGAGCAGTATCATTTCTCGATCCGTAAACAAGTTTTGCAGTACGACGATGTGGTCAACCGCCAGCGCGAAACTATTTACGCGCTGCGCCACAAGCTGCTGATCGACCAGGACGTTACGGAAAAAATTCAGGAATTTTTAGTCAAGACAAACTGTCTGGACAAATACAAAGAAAAAGAAGCCCAGGTCCCGCCGGAAATTTTACGCAATATCGAACGGCTGGTGTTGCTGCGCGAGATTGACCGTAAATGGATCGACCATTTGCACAACCTCGACGTTTTGCGCGAAGGCATTGGTCTGCGCGCTTACGGCCAGCTAGACCCGCTGACCGAATACAAGATCGAGGGGTTTCGGCTGTTTCAGACGATGCTTGACCAGATCGCCGGCGACACGGTGGAGACACTGCTACGCGTGCAGGTGGTGCATGAGCTGCCGCAAAATGTTGAGGAGCATTACCGCAATATGCATTATTCCGGCGGAGAGCTGCCGTCCGGGCTGCAATCGCCGATGCAGGGTCAGTCCCGGCCGGACGGCAATGCGCCTAAAGCGGAGCCTGTTCACGCCGCGGAAAAAATCGGCCGCAACGATCCCTGTCCCTGCGGCTCCGGCAAAAAATACAAAAATTGCTGCGGAGCCAATGATTAA
- the raiA gene encoding ribosome-associated translation inhibitor RaiA — translation MKLTVHGHGLKLTPAIREHAEKKFAKYSGMFPEALAADLSLEVSHIKNRDRAQAAYVTLQLPQKVILRAEARTGDIYASIEELTAKLDAPLRKYQDKLKNDRKKRNFAAPLPLLRESDEPAEREIKILPESKAAPKPMEPVEAVLQLNKTRATFYVFNNSKAAHIISIVYLRRNNTYALMTFKKLYMKRAKLRKFKETPSTVPYTGSGVKITKICDIVSAAKPLTARDAALKLEKHKKNEFLPFLNIETERVNVLYKKKQPRQFGLIEPSM, via the coding sequence ATGAAACTGACAGTCCACGGGCATGGCTTGAAACTCACGCCGGCGATTCGAGAACATGCGGAAAAAAAATTCGCTAAATACAGCGGCATGTTCCCCGAGGCTCTGGCCGCCGATCTCAGCCTCGAAGTGAGCCATATTAAAAACCGCGACCGCGCACAGGCGGCGTATGTTACGTTGCAGCTGCCGCAAAAAGTTATTTTACGCGCCGAAGCCAGAACGGGAGACATTTACGCCTCGATCGAAGAGCTGACCGCCAAACTTGACGCGCCACTGCGTAAATATCAGGACAAACTAAAAAATGACCGCAAAAAAAGAAATTTTGCCGCGCCGCTACCGCTGCTCAGAGAGAGCGACGAGCCAGCAGAGCGGGAGATAAAGATCCTGCCTGAGTCCAAAGCCGCGCCTAAGCCGATGGAGCCGGTCGAGGCTGTGCTACAGCTCAATAAAACGCGCGCGACCTTTTACGTTTTCAATAATTCTAAAGCCGCGCATATTATCAGTATCGTCTATCTGCGCCGCAACAACACTTACGCGCTGATGACTTTTAAAAAACTATACATGAAACGCGCTAAGCTGCGGAAATTTAAGGAAACTCCCTCGACCGTGCCGTATACCGGCAGCGGCGTAAAGATCACCAAAATTTGCGATATTGTTTCCGCTGCCAAACCGCTGACCGCGCGTGACGCCGCGCTCAAGCTGGAGAAACACAAGAAAAATGAATTTCTGCCGTTCCTGAATATCGAAACCGAACGCGTCAATGTGCTTTACAAGAAAAAACAGCCGCGGCAGTTTGGTTTGATCGAGCCCAGCATGTAG
- a CDS encoding nucleotidyl transferase AbiEii/AbiGii toxin family protein: MEKPMFPFSEHERLEMFLNTANKLKIQPAMVEKDFWVYAVLDRIFGDEELARVLCFKGGTSLSKAFHLIERFSEDIDLILARHLILQNGENLKQNSRTKQDKLTKEINARTENYIKTELKDKIASVLSGLLKVYTDEEYTRIEPDYDPRNPRKTNDSKLHIIYPRSIADEYLRPDILLEIGPLALWNPNERYKISSYVADTYPHLGINPAVVPTIKPERTFWEKVTILHYENTRPENKPLKSRYSRHYYDIFKIGHSAVKNVALANLDLLAEIIDFDSHLYRLSWADYENAKIGALHLMPAKHNFGALEKDYAQMQKMFFNPEATPRWEDILAYLQELENEINTAHY, from the coding sequence GTGGAAAAACCAATGTTTCCCTTTTCGGAACATGAACGCTTGGAAATGTTCCTCAATACCGCCAATAAACTCAAAATTCAGCCAGCTATGGTGGAGAAAGATTTTTGGGTCTATGCCGTATTGGACAGGATCTTCGGCGACGAGGAATTAGCACGAGTCTTGTGTTTTAAGGGCGGGACATCGCTGTCCAAGGCATTCCATCTGATAGAAAGGTTTTCCGAGGATATAGATTTGATACTGGCGCGGCATTTGATCCTGCAAAACGGTGAAAATTTAAAACAGAATTCCAGAACCAAGCAGGACAAGCTGACAAAAGAAATCAACGCAAGGACTGAAAACTACATCAAAACAGAATTGAAAGACAAAATTGCCAGTGTTTTGAGCGGCCTGCTGAAAGTTTACACCGACGAAGAATATACAAGGATAGAGCCGGATTATGATCCGCGCAATCCGAGGAAAACGAATGATAGCAAGCTGCATATAATCTATCCGCGTTCCATTGCCGACGAATATTTGCGACCGGATATTCTGCTTGAAATCGGACCGCTCGCGCTGTGGAATCCGAATGAACGTTATAAGATCTCTTCGTATGTCGCAGATACATACCCACATCTTGGCATAAATCCAGCTGTTGTTCCTACCATAAAACCAGAACGGACTTTTTGGGAAAAAGTAACCATTTTGCATTACGAAAATACCAGGCCGGAAAACAAGCCGCTCAAATCAAGATACTCGCGCCACTACTATGACATTTTCAAGATAGGACATTCCGCCGTGAAAAATGTTGCTCTGGCAAACCTGGATCTGCTAGCGGAAATCATTGACTTTGACAGCCATCTATACCGCCTGTCCTGGGCTGATTATGAAAATGCCAAAATCGGGGCATTGCATTTGATGCCAGCAAAGCATAATTTTGGCGCTCTGGAAAAAGATTATGCGCAGATGCAAAAGATGTTTTTCAATCCCGAAGCCACACCTAGATGGGAAGATATTTTGGCTTATCTGCAAGAATTGGAAAACGAGATAAATACAGCACATTATTGA